A single Saccopteryx bilineata isolate mSacBil1 chromosome 11, mSacBil1_pri_phased_curated, whole genome shotgun sequence DNA region contains:
- the LOC136315148 gene encoding histone H2B type 1-C/E/F/G/I has product MPEPAKSAPAPKKGSKKAVTKAQKKDGKKRKRSRKESYSVYVYKVLKQVHPDTGISSKAMGIMNSFVNDIFERIAGEASRLAHYNKRSTITSREIQTAVRLLLPGELAKHAVSEGTKAVTKYTSSK; this is encoded by the coding sequence ATGCCTGAGCCCGCCAAGTCCGCGCCGGCCCCGAAGAAGGGCTCCAAGAAGGCGGTGACCAAGGCGCAGAAGAAGGACGGCAAGAAGCGCAAGCGCAGCCGTAAGGAGAGCTACTCGGTGTACGTGTACAAGGTGCTGAAGCAGGTGCACCCCGACACCGGCATCTCGTCCAAGGCCATGGGCATCATGAACTCGTTCGTCAACGACATCTTCGAGCGCATCGCGGGTGAGGCGTCGCGCCTGGCGCATTACAACAAGCGCTCGACCATCACGTCCCGGGAGATCCAGACGGCCGTGCGCCTGCTGCTGCCCGGGGAGCTGGCCAAGCACGCCGTGTCCGAGGGCACCAAGGCCGTCACCAAGTACACCAGCTCCAAATAG
- the LOC136315147 gene encoding histone H3.1 has translation MARTKQTARKSTGGKAPRKQLATKAARKSAPATGGVKKPHRYRPGTVALREIRRYQKSTELLIRKLPFQRLVREIAQDFKTDLRFQSSAVMALQEACEAYLVGLFEDTNLCAIHAKRVTIMPKDIQLARRIRGERA, from the coding sequence ATGGCTCGTACCAAGCAGACCGCGCGGAAGTCCACTGGCGGGAAGGCCCCGCGCAAGCAGCTGGCCACCAAGGCGGCCCGCAAGAGCGCGCCCGCCACCGGCGGCGTCAAGAAGCCGCACCGCTACCGGCCCGGCACGGTGGCCCTGCGCGAGATCCGCCGCTACCAGAAGTCCACCGAGCTGCTGATCCGTAAGCTGCCCTTCCAACGCCTGGTGCGCGAGATCGCGCAGGACTTCAAGACGGACCTCCGCTTCCAGAGCTCGGCAGTGATGGCGCTGCAGGAGGCGTGCGAGGCGTACTTGGTGGGGCTGTTCGAGGACACCAACCTGTGCGCCATCCACGCTAAGCGCGTGACCATTATGCCCAAGGACATCCAGCTCGCGCGCCGCATCCGCGGGGAGAGGGCGTAA
- the LOC136315247 gene encoding histone H4, giving the protein MSGRGKGGKGLGKGGAKRHRKVLRDNIQGITKPAIRRLARRGGVKRISGLIYEETRGVLKVFLENVIRDAVTYTEHAKRKTVTAMDVVYALKRQGRTLYGFGG; this is encoded by the coding sequence ATGTCCGGTCGCGGTAAAGGCGGGAAGGGTCTCGGCAAAGGGGGCGCCAAGCGCCACCGTAAAGTCCTGCGCGACAACATCCAGGGCATCACCAAGCCCGCCATTCGGCGCCTGGCCCGGCGTGGCGGCGTCAAGCGCATCTCCGGGCTCATCTACGAGGAGACCCGCGGGGTGCTCAAGGTGTTCCTGGAGAACGTGATCCGGGACGCCGTCACCTACACGGAGCACGCCAAGCGCAAGACGGTCACGGCCATGGACGTGGTCTACGCGCTCAAGCGCCAGGGCCGCACCCTCTACGGCTTCGGCGGCTGA
- the H3C8 gene encoding histone H3.1, with translation MARTKQTARKSTGGKAPRKQLATKAARKSAPATGGVKKPHRYRPGTVALREIRRYQKSTELLIRKLPFQRLVREIAQDFKTDLRFQSSAVMALQEACEAYLVGLFEDTNLCAIHAKRVTIMPKDIQLARRIRGERA, from the coding sequence ATGGCCCGAACTAAGCAGACTGCGCGGAAGTCCACGGGCGGGAAGGCCCCTCGCAAGCAGCTGGCTACCAAGGCGGCCCGCAAGAGCGCGCCCGCCACCGGCGGCGTCAAGAAGCCACATCGCTACCGGCCTGGTACGGTGGCCTTGCGTGAGATTCGCCGCTATCAGAAATCTACCGAGCTGCTAATCCGCAAGCTGCCTTTCCAGCGCCTGGTGCGCGAGATCGCGCAGGACTTCAAGACGGACCTCCGCTTCCAGAGCTCGGCCGTGATGGCGCTGCAGGAGGCGTGCGAGGCTTACCTGGTGGGGCTGTTCGAGGACACCAACCTGTGCGCCATCCACGCCAAGCGCGTGACCATCATGCCCAAGGACATCCAGCTCGCGCGCCGCATCCGCGGGGAGAGGGCATGA
- the LOC136315569 gene encoding histone H1.3: protein MSEIAPVAPATPSPADKTPVKKKAKRTGAAAAKRKASGPPVSELITKAVGASKERSGVSLAALKKALAAAGYDVDKNNSRIKLGLKSLVSKGTLLQTKGTGASGSFKLNKKASSGEAKPKAKKAGAAKAKKAAGAAKKPKKAAGSATPKKSAKKTPKKAKKPAAAAGAKKVAKSPKKVKAAKPKKAAKSPAKAKTPKSKAAKPKAAKPKAAKAKKAATKK from the coding sequence atgtcggaGATTGCTCCAGTTGCTCCTGCGACTCCCTCCCCTGCTGACAAAACACCTGTGAAGAAGAAGGCGAAGAGAACGGGCGCCGCTGCCGCCAAGCGCAAGGCGTCCGGGCCGCCGGTGTCCGAGCTCATCACCAAAGCCGTGGGCGCCTCCAAGGAGCGCAGCGGCGTCTCGCTGGCCGCGCTCAAGAAGGCGCTGGCGGCCGCGGGCTACGACGTGGACAAGAACAACAGCCGCATCAAGCTGGGTCTCAAGAGCCTGGTGAGCAAGGGCACCCTGCTGCAGACCAAGGGCACCGGCGCCTCTGGCTCCTTCAAGCTCAACAAGAAGGCCTCCTCCGGGGAGGCCAAACCCAAGGCCAAGAAGGCGGGCGCGGCCAAAGCCAAGAAAGCTGCTGGGGCAGCTAAGAAACCCAAGAAGGCCGCAGGGTCGGCTACCCCCAAGAAGAGCGCCAAGAAGACCCCGAAGAAGGCGAAGAAGCCGGCGGCGGCTGCAGGAGCCAAGAAAGTGGCCAAGAGTCCGAAGAAGGTGAAAGCAGCCAAGCCCAAGAAGGCAGCTAAAAGTCCAGCTAAGGCCAAAACCCCTAAGTCCAAGGCGGCCAAACCTAAAGCTGCGAAACCGAAGGCTGCGAAGGCCAAGAAGGCGGCGACTAAGAAGTAA
- the LOC136315620 gene encoding histone H4, translated as MSGRGKGGKGLGKGGAKRHRKVLRDNIQGITKPAIRRLARRGGVKRISGLIYEETRGVLKVFLENVIRDAVTYTEHAKRKTVTAMDVVYALKRQGRTLYGFGG; from the coding sequence ATGTCTGGTCGCGGCAAAGGCGGGAAGGGTCTCGGCAAAGGGGGCGCCAAGCGCCACCGTAAAGTCCTGCGCGACAACATCCAGGGCATCACCAAGCCCGCCATCCGACGTCTGGCCCGGCGTGGCGGCGTCAAGCGCATCTCCGGGCTCATCTACGAGGAGACCCGCGGGGTGCTCAAGGTGTTCTTGGAGAACGTGATCCGGGACGCCGTCACCTACACGGAGCACGCCAAGCGCAAGACGGTCACGGCCATGGACGTGGTCTACGCGCTCAAGCGCCAGGGCCGCACCCTCTACGGCTTCGGCGGCTGA